From a single Nicotiana tomentosiformis chromosome 2, ASM39032v3, whole genome shotgun sequence genomic region:
- the LOC104119808 gene encoding uncharacterized protein — translation MVFLDTGQVNDIEIEENVPVSVDLSSQFEGAFDEENAEKETMHVESPKQEATISIPGEQKNEENEKKIQSHIQEENVIQQGDDCCEDFSGEPADYINVGDSDNDSRSEKREVTLDDFELQRTSPRLLSLASLMKMKKPLCIKEEQGSLESMPDPHFSLFTVLGGELLLDLQFFSSSIHLLGLLAKMLILTYWKNSISGYTLVSIQFQRGGRRLIL, via the exons ATGGTTTTCTTAGATACAGGGCAGGTGAATGACATAGAAATTGAGGAGAATGTTCCTGTAAGTGTTGATTTATCTTCCCAATTTGAAGGAGCATTTGATGAAGAGAATGCAG AGAAGGAAACTATGCATGTAGAATCTCCAAAACAGGAAGCTACAATAAGCATTCCAGGAGAACAAAAAAATGAGGAGAATGAGAAAAAAATACAATCTCACATTCAAGAAGAGAACGTTATACAACAAGGAGATGATTGCTGTGAAGATTTCAGTG gtgAACCAGCCGACTACATTAATGTAGGTGATTCGGACAATGACTCCAGATCTGAAAAAAGAGAagtaacacttgatgattttgagctGCAGAGAACTTCTCCCAGATTATTAAGTTTGGCGAGCTTAATGAAGATGAAAAAACCCCTGTGCATCAAGGAAGAACAAGGCAGCCTGGAAAGCATGCCAGATCCCCATTTCTCCCTTTTTACAGTTCTGGGTGGAGAACTTCTGTTGGACCTCCAATTTTTCTCATCAAGCATCCATTTACTGGGGTTATTGGCGAAGATGTTGATCCTGACTTATTGGAAGAATTCAATAAGTGGTTATACTTTGGTATCGATACAGTTTCAAAGAG